One Tachysurus fulvidraco isolate hzauxx_2018 chromosome 2, HZAU_PFXX_2.0, whole genome shotgun sequence DNA segment encodes these proteins:
- the LOC113652359 gene encoding uncharacterized protein LOC113652359, translating to MSVAEGESARVLTAEIETLLHKQAIRVVHGGESHQGFYSRYLRVLNRHLRKYSFKMLTHKVLCRSIRPGDWFVTIDLADAYFHIDIYPSHRKFLRFAYRGTAYEFQTIPFGLSLAPRVFTKCVEAALFPLRDKGIRILSYIDNYLICSSSRGQAIKDAEIVLNHLRDLGFRINMMKSRLVPSQHTEYLGLNLDSLSYRVTLTEERVASFTQCLARFQRGRVVSYKLCLRMLGLMASVVAVVHLGLLKMNDFQRWIARLRLCSRQHLSRPVRVNHACVEALRHWKAPVTLRSGIPLRAVSSRVTMTTDASLKGWGATLMGRADRVERHTASVSPGDSRSGDLEQRDRLTVQGKSPLRGVETPSSGGEPGMAEVRSGCRRSLRLARKTLSSVFLSGGRKCTVGCGCSGPSVAGRASVCISPSELNLPHFSQSEGAVPVIDSDSPMLAIPTLGGGDSPTIVGAAVAPPPTGGPFVSGGRGDLPSSSGHVSPLGLARERWNLNAAGLPSSVIHTIQSARASSTRALYNNKWRVFEEWCGRRVIIPFQCSVRDILCFLQDLLDKRKAFSTIKVYLAAISACHVGFGNKSAGQHPLISRFMEGAHRLWPVSRRLVPLWDLPIVLEALSRHPFEPMEAVSLKYLSLKMALLLALVTAKRVSDLHALSVSQSCLQFAPGLTKVTFRPNPAFVPKVLESTYRCPSTELAAFQPPSFSSPEERRLHTLCPVRALHVYVDRTAGFRTCEQLFVSWATPHTGKPLSRQRLSHWIVEAISVAYGCRGLQPPEGLRAHSTRGMAMSWALLRGVSVLDICSAACRLDVGEPSLAHAVLGAGTTVPVWKQ from the coding sequence ATGTCGGTGGCCGAGGGAGAATCGGCTCGTGTGTTGACGGCCGAAATCGAAACCCTCCTGCACAAGCAGGCAATCAGAGTGGTACACGGGGGGGAGAGCCATCAGGGCTTCTATTCCCGTTATCTGCGTGTATTAAACAGGCACCTCAGAAAGTATTCATTTAAGATGCTGACACACAAGGTGCTGTGTCGATCGATTCGTCCAGGCGATTGGTTCGTGACGATAGATCTGGCGGACGCGTATTTTCACATAGATATTTATCCCTCTCACAGGAAATTCCTCAGGTTTGCATACCGGGGCACAGCATACGAATTTCAGACTATACCGTTCGGGCTGTCGTTAGCTCCGAGGGTTTTTACCAAATGTGTGGAGGCAGCCCTGTTCCCGTTGAGGGACAAGGGCATAAGGATATTGTCTTACATAGACAATTATCTGATATGCTCGTCGTCTAGGGGGCAAGCCATAAAAGACGCAGAAATTGTCCTGAATCACCTCAGAGACCTGGGTTTCAGGATAAATATGATGAAGAGCCGGCTGGTGCCCTCTCAACATACAGAGTATTTAGGGCTCAACTTGGACTCCCTGTCGTATCGAGTCACATTGACGGAAGAGAGAGTAGCGTCTTTCACACAATGTCTCGCTCGTTTTCAGAGGGGACGAGTGGTCTCGTACAAGCTGTGCTTACGAATGCTGGGGCTTATGGCTTCGGTGGTCGCAGTGGTGCATTTGGGGCTActcaaaatgaatgattttcagCGCTGGATCGCACGCTTGCGTCTGTGCTCTCGCCAGCACCTCAGCCGACCGGTGAGAGTCAATCATGCGTGCGTCGAAGCGCTCAGACACTGGAAAGCCCCTGTGACGCTCAGATCGGGGATTCCCTTGCGGGCGGTGTCATCTAGAGTAACTATGACAACGGACGCGTCCTTAAAGGGTTGGGGAGCAACCCTAATGGGCAGGGCTGATCGTGTGGAGCGACACACGGCTTCTGTCTCTCCGGGCGACTCACGTTCCGGGGATCTTGAACAGAGGGACAGACTTACTGTCCAGGGGAAATCCCCTTTACGGGGAGTGGAAACTCCATCCTCAGGTGGTGAGCCAGGTATGGCAGAGGTACGGTCAGGCTGCCGTCGATCTCTTCGCCTCGCGAGAAAAACATTGtcctctgtatttctctctggtgGACGAAAATGCACCGTTGGGTGTGGATGCTCTGGCCCATCGGTGGCCGGACGTGCTTCTGTATGCATTTCCCCCTCTGAGCTTAATCTCCCCCACTTTAGCCAGAGTGAGGGAGCAGTGCCTGTCATTGATTCTGATAGCCCCATGCTGGCCATCCCGACATTGGGTGGCGGAGATAGTCCAACTATTGTCGGAGCAGCCGTGGCCCCTCCCCCCACGGGGGGACCTTTTGTCTCAGGCGGGAGGGGAGATTTACCATCCTCATCCGGACATGTTAGCCCTCTGGGCTTGGCCCGTGAGAGGTGGAATCTGAATGCGGCGGGCTTGCCCTCGTCAGTTATACATACTATACAGAGTGCGAGAGCCTCCTCTACCCGCgctctttataataataaatggcgTGTGTTTGAAGAATGGTGTGGGCGGAGAGTGATTATCCCTTTTCAGTGCTCTGTTAGGGATATATTATGCTTCCTCCAAGATCTGCTCGATAAAAGGAAGGCTTTCTCCACCATTAAGGTGTACCTGGCAGCTATTTCAGCCTGCCATGTAGGTTTTGGTAACAAGTCAGCAGGCCAGCACCCTTTAATAAGTCGTTTTATGGAGGGGGCACACCGCTTATGGCCGGTGTCTAGGCGGTTGGTTCCTTTGTGGGATTTGCCCATCGTCTTAGAAGCCTTGTCTCGACATCCTTTCGAGCCAATGGAGGCAGTGAGTCTTAAGTATCTCTCTCTTAAGATGGcactgctcctggctttggTGACAGCCAAGCGTGTGAGTGATTTACATGCTTTGTCTGTTAGCCAGTCTTGCTTACAATTCGCTCCGGGGCTCACTAAAGTCACTTTTCGTCCTAACCCTGCTTTTGTGCCCAAGGTTTTGGAGTCGACATATAGGTGTCCGTCTACCGAACTGGCGGCTTTTCAGCCTCCATCGTTTTCTTCTCCGGAGGAGCGGAGACTTCATACATTATGCCCGGTGCGGGCTCTTCATGTGTATGTGGACAGGACAGCTGGTTTCAGAACTTGTGAACAGCTGTTTGTGTCCTGGGCTACTCCTCACACAGGGAAACCGTTATCTCGACAGCGGCTTTCCCACTGGATTGTGGAGGCGATATCTGTGGCTTATGGTTGCAGGGGTCTTCAGCCCCCTGAGGGGTTGAgagcccactccactaggggtatggCCATGTCGTGGGCTTTACTCAGAGGGGTTTCCGTTCTGGACATTTGCTCGGCGGCGTGTAGGCTAGACGTTGGGGAACCGTCCTTAGCACACGCAGTGCTGGGTGCCGGGACTACTGTACCCGTTTGGAAACAGTAA